One Oscillospiraceae bacterium genomic region harbors:
- the infB gene encoding translation initiation factor IF-2 produces the protein MDFKYKIADVAKEFGVPTKKVIETVAPITGESYKTGSTFGEKELNLLLETLTRENAEGSLDAYLASGAKEEPAPAPKAPVENKKPAAEAKKPEQKPAPKAEEKKPEAKNAEEKKPESKKDRKAENKPAEKRSEKRVTLQELAADTGIKEPVKAVEQVQVNRAQVSVDTRTVDVNVDKFNARYDDLADSRNMPNKRKNQPTGKKEKFNNRNNRRGQQFGRRRETEAERLQRIQLEKARNAQLKISIPDEITVGELAARLKQTAAKVVAKFMQMGEMHAISDVVDFDTAALIAEEFHAKVEHEVHVSIEERLFVQEEDNAADLVERPPVVVVMGHVDHGKTSILDAIRKSNVTKGEAGGITQAIGAYQVKSGDKLITFLDTPGHEAFTAMRARGANMTDIAVLVVAADDGIMPQTIESINHAKAANVKLIVAINKMDKPTANPERVKEQLTKYEIVPEDWGGDVACIPVSAVTGMGISDLLERIALEAEVMELKANPSRRGKGAVVEARLDKGQGPIATLLVQNGTLHKGDCLIAGTSVGRVRTMRDDKGREITEAGPSTPVEITGLTEVPEAGELFEAVEDERLARELADKRTAEAKEKQFAAYTKVTLDNLFDQMAANDMKELPIVVKADVQGSAEAVKQSLEKISNDEVRVRVIHAGVGAISKSDVSLADASNAIIIGFNVRPDAVAKAEAEQTGVEMRMYRVIYDAINDVSDAMKGMLAPKVREVALGEAQVRQVYKISSVGTVAGCRVTDGKITRDAQLRLVRDGIVICEDSIASLKRFKDDAKEVAEGFECGITLAKFQDIKEGDVFECFKMEEYRD, from the coding sequence ATGGATTTTAAATACAAGATCGCTGATGTTGCCAAGGAGTTCGGCGTACCCACCAAGAAAGTGATCGAGACCGTAGCCCCCATTACCGGCGAGAGCTACAAGACCGGCAGCACCTTTGGTGAAAAGGAACTGAATCTGCTGCTGGAGACCCTGACCCGCGAGAATGCCGAGGGCAGCCTGGATGCCTACCTGGCCAGCGGCGCCAAGGAAGAGCCCGCCCCGGCCCCGAAGGCCCCCGTTGAGAACAAGAAGCCCGCTGCCGAGGCCAAGAAGCCTGAGCAGAAGCCCGCCCCGAAGGCCGAGGAAAAGAAGCCCGAAGCCAAGAATGCGGAAGAGAAAAAGCCGGAGAGCAAGAAGGACCGCAAGGCCGAGAACAAGCCTGCCGAGAAGCGCAGCGAAAAGCGCGTTACCCTGCAGGAGCTGGCCGCCGACACCGGCATCAAGGAGCCTGTCAAGGCTGTGGAGCAGGTGCAGGTCAACCGTGCCCAGGTGTCTGTTGACACCCGCACCGTCGACGTGAACGTGGATAAGTTCAACGCCCGCTACGACGACCTGGCCGACAGCCGCAACATGCCCAACAAGCGCAAGAACCAGCCCACCGGCAAGAAAGAAAAGTTCAACAACCGCAACAACCGCCGCGGCCAGCAGTTCGGCCGCCGCCGTGAGACCGAGGCTGAGCGCCTGCAGCGCATCCAGCTGGAGAAGGCCCGCAACGCGCAGCTGAAGATCTCCATCCCCGATGAGATCACCGTCGGCGAGCTGGCTGCCCGCCTGAAGCAGACCGCTGCCAAGGTCGTTGCCAAGTTCATGCAGATGGGCGAGATGCACGCCATCTCCGATGTCGTCGATTTCGACACCGCCGCCCTGATCGCTGAGGAGTTCCACGCCAAGGTCGAGCACGAGGTCCATGTCTCCATCGAGGAGCGCCTGTTTGTGCAGGAAGAGGACAACGCAGCTGATCTGGTCGAGCGCCCGCCGGTCGTCGTGGTCATGGGCCACGTTGACCACGGCAAGACCTCCATCCTGGATGCCATCCGTAAGTCCAACGTCACCAAGGGCGAGGCCGGCGGCATCACCCAGGCCATCGGTGCTTACCAGGTCAAGAGCGGCGATAAGCTCATCACCTTCCTGGACACCCCCGGCCACGAGGCTTTCACCGCCATGCGTGCCCGCGGCGCCAACATGACCGATATTGCGGTTCTGGTCGTTGCAGCCGATGACGGCATCATGCCCCAGACTATCGAATCCATCAACCACGCCAAGGCTGCCAATGTCAAGCTGATCGTTGCCATCAACAAGATGGATAAGCCCACCGCCAACCCGGAGCGCGTGAAAGAGCAGCTGACCAAGTACGAGATCGTGCCCGAGGATTGGGGCGGCGATGTTGCCTGCATCCCTGTCTCTGCCGTCACCGGCATGGGCATCAGCGACCTGCTGGAGCGCATCGCGCTGGAGGCCGAGGTCATGGAACTGAAGGCCAACCCCAGCCGCCGCGGCAAGGGTGCTGTCGTCGAAGCCCGCCTGGACAAGGGCCAGGGCCCCATCGCCACCCTGCTGGTGCAGAACGGCACCCTGCATAAGGGCGACTGCCTGATCGCCGGCACCTCCGTTGGCCGCGTGCGTACCATGCGCGACGACAAGGGCCGCGAGATCACCGAGGCCGGTCCTTCCACCCCCGTCGAGATCACTGGCCTGACCGAAGTGCCCGAAGCCGGCGAGCTGTTCGAGGCTGTTGAGGACGAGCGCCTGGCCCGTGAGCTGGCCGACAAGCGTACCGCCGAGGCCAAGGAAAAGCAGTTTGCCGCTTACACCAAAGTCACCCTGGATAACCTGTTCGACCAGATGGCCGCCAACGATATGAAGGAGCTGCCCATCGTCGTCAAGGCTGACGTCCAGGGCTCCGCCGAGGCCGTGAAGCAGAGCCTCGAGAAGATCTCCAACGACGAGGTCCGCGTCCGCGTGATCCATGCTGGCGTCGGTGCCATCTCCAAGTCCGACGTTTCTCTGGCTGACGCTTCCAACGCCATCATCATTGGCTTCAATGTCCGTCCCGATGCCGTTGCCAAGGCTGAAGCCGAGCAGACCGGCGTTGAGATGCGTATGTACCGCGTCATTTACGATGCTATCAACGATGTTTCCGACGCTATGAAGGGCATGCTGGCCCCGAAGGTGCGCGAAGTTGCCCTGGGCGAGGCTCAGGTCCGCCAGGTCTACAAGATCTCCAGCGTCGGCACCGTTGCCGGCTGCCGTGTTACCGACGGCAAGATCACCCGCGATGCCCAGCTGCGCCTGGTACGTGACGGCATCGTCATCTGTGAGGATTCCATCGCCAGCCTGAAGCGTTTTAAGGACGACGCCAAGGAAGTGGCCGAGGGCTTTGAGTGCGGCATCACGCTGGCCAAGTTCCAGGACATCAAGGAAGGCGACGTCTTCGAGTGCTTCAAGATGGAAGAGTACCGCGACTAA
- a CDS encoding 50S ribosomal protein L7ae produces the protein MANEQHPLMGALGLCRKAGKLLHGYDRVQENALRGKVALVLLTADASERTVKHMKEACEGIVACEQIPLTSAQLAMLTPKPAAVFGITDEHLAQLCAKHLT, from the coding sequence ATGGCGAATGAACAGCACCCGCTGATGGGTGCCCTGGGGCTGTGCCGCAAGGCCGGCAAGCTGCTGCACGGGTATGACCGCGTACAGGAAAACGCCCTGCGCGGCAAGGTTGCACTGGTGCTGCTGACGGCTGACGCCAGCGAACGCACCGTCAAGCATATGAAGGAAGCCTGCGAGGGCATCGTTGCCTGTGAGCAGATCCCTCTGACCAGCGCCCAGCTGGCTATGCTTACCCCGAAACCCGCCGCCGTGTTCGGCATTACCGACGAACACCTTGCGCAGCTGTGCGCAAAACATCTTACCTGA
- a CDS encoding YlxR family protein has protein sequence MQQQKQKKIPVRRCVGCNAQRPKRELVRVVRSPEGEISIDLRGKAPGRGAYLCPSAACLAKARKAKRLERTFEVPIPDGIYDRLTEEIQCAEQSAKEAADHGE, from the coding sequence TTGCAGCAGCAAAAGCAAAAGAAAATCCCGGTACGCCGGTGCGTTGGATGCAATGCCCAGCGCCCCAAGCGTGAACTGGTCCGCGTAGTGCGCAGTCCCGAAGGGGAGATCAGCATTGATCTGCGCGGCAAAGCGCCGGGCCGCGGCGCCTACTTGTGCCCCTCGGCCGCCTGCCTTGCCAAAGCGCGCAAGGCCAAACGGCTGGAACGCACCTTTGAGGTCCCCATCCCGGACGGCATCTATGACCGCCTGACCGAGGAGATCCAGTGTGCGGAACAAAGCGCAAAGGAGGCGGCAGACCATGGCGAATGA
- the nusA gene encoding transcription termination factor NusA produces the protein MATANNEFFEALAALEKERGLPEDYLVEKIKAAIVIAVKKDYEVEDDNVVVDIDPEIGAFRASLLRDIVEDVENPHTQVSLEDAQKVRKSYKVGQRLVTPLKTKEFGRIAAQTAKHVIRQGLREGERNLQCSEMQSRAHELITATVVSVDHERGNIVLDLGKGGSAVLPRNEQVPGESFNEGDTVQVYVVDVLATDRGPRVTISRTHPGLVKRMFELEVPEIYDGTVEIKAIAREAGARTKLAVWSKNPDVDPVGACIGARGARVEKIVQELNGEKIDVIRWSEDITEFISAALSPAKVVKVELLPGETKSCRVTVPDHQLSLAIGNKGQNVRLCAHLTGYNIDIRPESGYYGEDEE, from the coding sequence ATGGCTACTGCAAACAACGAATTTTTTGAGGCTCTCGCTGCGCTGGAAAAGGAGCGCGGCCTGCCTGAGGACTATCTGGTCGAAAAGATCAAGGCCGCAATCGTCATCGCTGTGAAGAAAGACTACGAGGTCGAGGACGACAACGTTGTCGTCGACATCGACCCCGAGATCGGCGCTTTCCGCGCCAGCCTGCTGCGCGACATCGTGGAGGACGTCGAGAACCCCCACACCCAGGTCAGCCTGGAGGATGCCCAAAAGGTCCGCAAGAGCTACAAGGTCGGCCAGCGCTTGGTCACCCCGCTGAAGACCAAGGAATTTGGCCGCATCGCCGCCCAGACCGCCAAGCACGTCATCCGTCAGGGCCTGCGCGAGGGCGAGCGCAACCTGCAGTGCAGCGAGATGCAGTCCCGCGCCCATGAGCTGATTACCGCCACCGTTGTTTCCGTCGACCACGAGCGCGGCAACATCGTGCTAGATCTGGGCAAGGGCGGCTCTGCCGTGCTGCCCCGCAACGAGCAGGTCCCCGGCGAGAGCTTCAACGAGGGCGACACCGTGCAGGTCTATGTCGTGGACGTGCTGGCTACCGACCGCGGCCCCCGCGTGACCATCAGCCGCACCCATCCCGGCCTGGTCAAGCGCATGTTTGAGCTGGAAGTTCCCGAGATCTACGACGGCACCGTCGAGATCAAGGCCATCGCCCGCGAGGCTGGTGCCCGCACCAAGCTGGCCGTCTGGAGCAAGAATCCCGACGTTGACCCCGTCGGCGCCTGCATTGGTGCCCGCGGCGCCCGCGTGGAGAAGATCGTCCAGGAGCTGAACGGCGAGAAGATCGATGTCATCCGCTGGAGCGAGGACATCACCGAGTTCATCTCTGCCGCCCTGTCTCCGGCCAAGGTCGTCAAGGTCGAGCTGCTGCCCGGCGAGACCAAGAGCTGCCGCGTCACCGTGCCCGACCACCAGCTGAGCCTGGCCATCGGCAACAAAGGCCAGAACGTCCGCCTGTGTGCCCACCTGACCGGCTACAACATTGACATCCGCCCCGAATCCGGCTACTACGGCGAGGACGAGGAGTAA